Sequence from the Helianthus annuus cultivar XRQ/B chromosome 13, HanXRQr2.0-SUNRISE, whole genome shotgun sequence genome:
TGTTCAAATGTTTTATAGTCACTTCACCTGTCGTAACATTCTTAAGCGTAAACCTGTTAATATCGAGATTTTCCCAAACGATGAGTATATCAACCGCACCCATATCAAGACCCTTCAACGTATCATCCACACCGAAAACATATTTCCCGGTATCTTGACTGATTTCCTCAAAGTACTTACCGATCAAGCGTTTTTCTTGTATAAACTTAACATTCGCAAGAATTTCAGAAGACAACTCTATGGCTTGATTAAACCCGTTTTCACCTCCGTACGAAACATCAACCACATTCAAGATTTTTGCCTGCAGACGCGGGTCAAACATATCGGATTGACTAAGCTCGGTTTTGAAGTCAGCGGAGCCAGCGAGTATGAGTCCTGAAACATTCGGCTGACTAGTTGACGGATTGATGTAGAACTGTGTCGCCAGCTCAGCAGTCTTCCTCACATAGTTATGTCGCTTCTCCATACGTAAACGCGCAAATCGTAAAGCGGATTGACCTCCTCTTCCATGCTTCTTCGGGAGATCAACACTGAACTTGTGAAGTACTTCTCGCGTATTACCACTCAACGTTCCAAACAGAGTCCCGTTACCATCCATGATTATAAAACCGAATTTGTCATCGGACTCTAGCAGTTCGTTCAACGCTTCGGTATGGAATTTGTTATCACAAAGATATAATGACGCGTTAATGGGCCGAAAAGGCTCAAAATCAATGGTGACCTTTTTTTCCTTTCCTTCTTCGGTCACAATGGTTCCGGTGTAGAGCACGAGCCCGTTTGGAGGAACCTTATTGTAGAGCTTGAGTCTTTGTTGAGCAGATGTGATTGCACCCAAAACGGATTGACGGTTCACTCTGCTTTTGATGTTTGAAGCGGTTCCGAATTCATCTCCGAGCATTTTTGTAACCCTGGATACTTGATCGCGTGGAGGCATAATAAGAGAGATCATGCTGGTACCGTTACCACGAGCAGCTTCCAGTGCCTTGATAAGTTTCTTGATTTTCCATATTTCGATGT
This genomic interval carries:
- the LOC110899749 gene encoding eukaryotic peptide chain release factor subunit 1-3, with amino-acid sequence MADAHETDKNIEIWKIKKLIKALEAARGNGTSMISLIMPPRDQVSRVTKMLGDEFGTASNIKSRVNRQSVLGAITSAQQRLKLYNKVPPNGLVLYTGTIVTEEGKEKKVTIDFEPFRPINASLYLCDNKFHTEALNELLESDDKFGFIIMDGNGTLFGTLSGNTREVLHKFSVDLPKKHGRGGQSALRFARLRMEKRHNYVRKTAELATQFYINPSTSQPNVSGLILAGSADFKTELSQSDMFDPRLQAKILNVVDVSYGGENGFNQAIELSSEILANVKFIQEKRLIGKYFEEISQDTGKYVFGVDDTLKGLDMGAVDILIVWENLDINRFTLKNVTTGEVTIKHLNKEQEGDQKNFRDPTTNAELEVQEKMSLLEWFANEYRKFGCTLEFVTNKSQEGSQFCRGFGGIGGILRYQLDIRSFDELSDDELYGDSE